From a single Solenopsis invicta isolate M01_SB chromosome 4, UNIL_Sinv_3.0, whole genome shotgun sequence genomic region:
- the LOC113004275 gene encoding uncharacterized protein LOC113004275 produces the protein MGTRLRNLKKIVKGLGGKGKLTAKLIDELTIYYGLAIRRNPNSVKNMKNDIWATLFHKMSTDENPQHEKCSESWCDWKKAQAANSLATYHHKPPLPKEIFEAIKPIYEELSRDDLLNRCLGGYTQNSNESFNAAVWNLAPKSYSSGKKVLCAATDIAVCTFNDGLTNILRIMQVLEMDIGYQAYNFCLEANATRIEHSERALTDAAKKARTSTKSSRKENEEQYLSKEGMLYGPGIAD, from the coding sequence ATGGGCACTCGtttgcgaaatttaaaaaaaattgtaaaaggcCTCGGAGGAAAAGGTAAATTAACTGCTAAATTAATTGACGAGCTTACAATATATTATGGTTTAGCGATACGGCGGAATCCAAACTccgtgaaaaatatgaaaaatgatatttgggcaaccttatttcataaaatgtcaACCGATGAAAATCCGCAACACGAGAAGTGCTCGGAGTCTTGGTGCGACTGGAAAAAGGCACAAGCAGCAAATTCCTTGGCTACTTACCATCATAAGCCGCCACTACCGAAGGAAATTTTTGAAGCTATCAAACCTATTTACGAGGAGCTGAGCCGTGATGATTTGCTAAATCGTTGCTTGGGAGGCTACACTCAAAATAGCAACGAAAGTTTCAATGCTGCTGTATGGAACTTGGCGCCAAAATCTTACTCAAGCGGCAAAAAAGTATTATGTGCAGCAACTGATATTGCTGTGTGCACCTTCAATGACGGTTTGACTAACATTTTACGAATTATGCAAGTTTTGGAGATGGATATCGGCTACCAAGCATACAATTTTTGCCTTGAAGCCAATGCGACAAGGATCGAGCACTCCGAGCGGGCTTTGACAGATGCAGCAAAGAAGGCACGCACCAGCACAAAATCGTCGCGGAAAGAAAATGAGGAACAATACTTGAGCAAAGAAGGGATGCTTTACGGTCCTGGGATAGCAGACTAa